In 'Nostoc azollae' 0708, the following are encoded in one genomic region:
- a CDS encoding DUF3143 domain-containing protein has translation MSILPSNTPLYSHPLPQIEQWLKDQGCQQDENELHCWRLQKPSWQAEIWLDIEQITVRYIQAGENGQNIQRSFKYSLSRQDIEQAIFCGP, from the coding sequence ATGTCTATTCTTCCCTCCAATACACCTCTATATAGCCATCCACTTCCACAAATTGAACAATGGCTAAAAGACCAAGGCTGCCAACAAGATGAAAACGAATTACATTGTTGGCGATTGCAAAAACCTAGCTGGCAAGCAGAAATTTGGCTAGATATAGAGCAAATTACAGTTAGATATATTCAAGCTGGAGAAAATGGTCAGAATATCCAACGTTCTTTTAAATATTCCCTAAGTCGGCAAGATATAGAACAAGCCATATTTTGCGGTCCATAA
- the cdaA gene encoding diadenylate cyclase CdaA produces the protein MRDWWKQWLINLGWSQSLLFGTLDIVLVLALTYMILVIISERRTLWMVRGFILLMLASAFSGTLALPLLNFVLEKLVIGCAVAMAVALQSEFRRFLEQLGRGEFRLLFQPNRLAVPKSDSVIDEIVEAVKELSKNRIGALLILETSGPIDERDFSVPGVKLNAEVSKELIQTIFQPKTLLHDGATLIRGSRIVSSGIILPLSGRTASRQLGTRHRAAMGITERVENCICVVVSEETGSISLAERGTLYRPLTIRKLKESLQARFSPTVDRDTVAPGLVSLIRQISGQTLALVSRLLKLPSLRHGMRSLLPRRDTTPSRQKNKTEK, from the coding sequence ATGAGAGATTGGTGGAAGCAATGGCTGATAAACCTGGGATGGTCACAGTCCTTGCTATTTGGGACTCTGGATATTGTGTTGGTGCTGGCGCTGACATATATGATCCTTGTGATTATTAGTGAACGCCGAACGCTGTGGATGGTAAGGGGATTTATACTCTTGATGCTGGCCTCAGCATTCAGCGGTACTTTAGCGCTACCTCTGCTCAATTTCGTTCTTGAAAAGTTGGTAATTGGTTGCGCTGTAGCGATGGCTGTAGCACTTCAATCAGAGTTTCGCCGCTTCTTGGAACAACTGGGACGAGGTGAGTTCCGGCTGTTATTTCAACCCAACCGCTTGGCAGTCCCCAAATCTGATAGCGTGATTGATGAAATTGTCGAAGCTGTAAAAGAACTGTCAAAAAATCGGATTGGCGCTTTGCTAATTTTGGAAACTTCCGGGCCAATTGATGAGAGAGATTTTTCAGTACCTGGAGTAAAGTTAAATGCAGAGGTGTCTAAGGAGCTGATACAGACAATTTTTCAGCCAAAAACTTTATTGCATGATGGGGCAACATTGATCCGGGGTTCGCGAATTGTGTCATCGGGTATAATTTTACCACTTTCGGGACGTACAGCCTCGCGCCAGTTGGGTACACGCCATCGGGCAGCAATGGGAATTACTGAACGGGTCGAAAATTGCATTTGTGTCGTTGTATCAGAAGAAACGGGTTCTATTTCCTTAGCGGAAAGGGGAACTCTATACAGACCACTGACGATTAGGAAGTTAAAAGAGTCTTTACAGGCTCGATTTTCTCCCACTGTAGATAGGGACACTGTAGCTCCTGGTCTTGTCAGTTTAATTCGTCAAATTAGTGGTCAGACACTAGCACTGGTGTCACGTTTACTCAAATTACCAAGTCTTCGACACGGTATGCGTAGCTTGCTTCCCCGTAGGGATACGACCCCTTCTCGCCAAAAAAATAAGACCGAAAAATGA
- the lysA gene encoding diaminopimelate decarboxylase: protein MVSTHPLGIQASGSQYLPQKLNNTTLSPNQELLPLSARVNRHDSLEIGGCDVTTLVEQFGSPLYILDEETLRTACRQYHDTFKQHYKDESQVLYASKAWNCLAVCAIVASEGLGIDVVSGGELYTALNAGVTPDKIYLHGNNKSRDELVLAIESGCTIVADNWYELKTLVELVTKSSPVRIMLRLTPGIECHTHEYIRTGHLDSKFGFDPSDLDEVFAFVSKQPSLNCVGLHAHIGSQIFERQPHRDLAAVMVQWLRDAAKYNLELKELNVGGGLGIKYTESDDPPSIEEWSKAICEVVQQACAAENLPLPKLLCEPGRSLIATACVTAYSIGSAKVIPDLRTYVTIDGGMSDNPRPITYQSVYRSVVANKMSAALTETVTLAGKHCESGDILIKNAQLPKTEPGDILVVMGTGAYNYSMASNYNRLPRPAAVLVANGEANLILQRENYQDIIRQDCLPERLK from the coding sequence ATGGTATCGACTCACCCCCTCGGGATTCAAGCTTCTGGCAGTCAATATTTACCTCAAAAGCTCAACAACACAACTCTTTCACCTAATCAAGAACTCTTACCCTTGAGTGCTAGAGTGAATCGTCATGACTCCCTAGAAATCGGTGGGTGTGATGTCACAACGCTGGTTGAGCAGTTTGGTTCACCTTTATATATTTTAGATGAAGAAACTCTACGGACAGCCTGTAGGCAATACCATGATACTTTCAAACAACACTACAAAGACGAATCTCAAGTATTGTACGCTTCTAAAGCATGGAATTGTCTAGCTGTTTGTGCCATTGTTGCCTCGGAAGGCTTGGGAATTGATGTGGTATCTGGTGGTGAACTATACACTGCGCTCAATGCGGGTGTGACTCCAGATAAAATCTACCTACATGGCAATAATAAATCTCGTGATGAGCTAGTTTTAGCTATTGAGTCAGGTTGTACAATTGTTGCGGATAACTGGTACGAATTAAAAACTTTGGTAGAATTGGTAACAAAGTCTTCCCCAGTTCGCATTATGTTGCGGTTAACTCCAGGGATTGAATGTCATACCCACGAATATATCCGCACCGGACATTTAGACAGTAAATTTGGTTTTGATCCCAGTGATTTAGATGAGGTATTTGCCTTTGTTAGCAAACAACCAAGTTTAAACTGTGTAGGGTTACACGCTCACATAGGTTCACAAATTTTTGAACGTCAACCCCATCGAGATTTGGCTGCTGTGATGGTACAGTGGTTGCGGGACGCAGCCAAATATAATTTGGAATTGAAAGAGTTAAATGTAGGTGGTGGTTTAGGGATTAAGTACACAGAATCAGATGATCCCCCAAGCATTGAAGAATGGTCAAAGGCAATTTGTGAAGTAGTTCAACAAGCTTGTGCTGCTGAAAATTTGCCCTTACCTAAATTACTCTGTGAACCAGGGCGATCGCTGATTGCCACAGCTTGCGTTACCGCCTACAGTATTGGTTCAGCTAAAGTTATTCCTGATCTTCGTACTTATGTGACAATTGATGGAGGAATGTCTGATAATCCCCGCCCCATCACCTACCAATCAGTTTATCGGTCAGTGGTTGCTAATAAAATGTCTGCTGCTTTAACAGAAACAGTCACATTGGCTGGTAAACATTGCGAATCAGGAGATATTCTGATCAAAAATGCCCAACTGCCTAAAACTGAACCAGGTGATATTCTCGTCGTTATGGGAACTGGTGCCTACAATTACAGTATGGCATCTAACTACAACCGCTTGCCCCGACCAGCAGCTGTTTTAGTGGCGAATGGCGAAGCAAACTTAATTTTGCAACGCGAAAATTATCAAGACATAATTCGACAAGATTGCCTACCAGAAAGACTGAAATAG
- a CDS encoding isoprenyl transferase, which translates to MTTQQTELQYLPSDLKRELLPQHVAVIMDGNGRWAKSQGLPRIMGHKRGVDALKDLLHCCKDWGIKALTAYAFSTENWKRPQEEVEFLMSLFQGVLRQELREMVEENVQIQFVGNLQALPTALQEEISRSMAETKDNRSIKFTVATNYGGRQEILQACRAIAQKVQQGILNPDEISEELFESHLYTAGITDPDLLIRTSGEMRLSNFLLWQMAYGEIYITETLWPDFDRKEFQRALCAYQQRERRFGKI; encoded by the coding sequence ATGACTACACAACAGACTGAACTGCAATATTTACCCTCTGATTTAAAACGAGAATTACTCCCCCAGCACGTTGCGGTGATTATGGATGGCAATGGTCGATGGGCTAAAAGTCAAGGTTTACCAAGGATTATGGGTCACAAACGGGGAGTTGATGCCCTCAAAGATTTGCTGCACTGTTGTAAGGATTGGGGAATTAAAGCCCTGACTGCCTATGCTTTTTCGACGGAAAACTGGAAAAGACCACAGGAAGAAGTGGAGTTTTTGATGAGTCTGTTCCAGGGTGTCTTGCGTCAAGAACTACGGGAAATGGTAGAGGAGAATGTACAAATTCAGTTTGTGGGTAATTTACAAGCTTTACCAACAGCACTTCAGGAAGAAATTTCTCGTTCAATGGCAGAAACTAAGGATAATCGCAGTATTAAGTTTACAGTAGCCACAAATTATGGTGGTAGACAGGAGATTTTACAAGCTTGTAGAGCAATCGCTCAAAAGGTACAACAAGGTATATTAAATCCTGATGAAATTTCTGAAGAATTGTTTGAAAGTCATTTATATACAGCCGGAATAACAGATCCAGATTTACTCATCCGCACCAGTGGGGAAATGCGACTTTCTAATTTTCTACTTTGGCAAATGGCCTATGGAGAAATTTATATTACCGAAACTCTCTGGCCAGATTTTGACAGAAAAGAGTTTCAACGGGCTTTATGTGCTTACCAGCAACGGGAAAGGCGATTTGGGAAAATTTAG
- the rimI gene encoding ribosomal protein S18-alanine N-acetyltransferase: MKLLDLKIQSLTPEHLGELLELDKACFNGLWTMDGYGRELESPNSHFLGLFSPFSSSGLLGMGCIWSILEEAHITILAVHPQYHRQGLGQALLYSLLKTASDCGLERATLEVRASNNGAISLYEKFGFKIAGRRPCYYKDNEEDALILWVSDLQQPKFFKILDDWHSIVKDRLSQSCWSVNAEEVKGNSRLPKMTGEAAAEVGEQ, from the coding sequence GTGAAATTATTAGATTTAAAAATTCAATCCTTGACACCAGAGCATTTGGGTGAATTGCTGGAGCTTGATAAGGCTTGTTTTAATGGCTTGTGGACAATGGATGGCTACGGACGTGAGTTGGAAAGCCCTAATAGTCATTTTCTAGGTTTATTTTCCCCGTTTTCTAGTTCTGGGTTGCTGGGAATGGGCTGTATTTGGTCAATTTTAGAGGAGGCACATATTACGATTTTGGCGGTTCATCCTCAATATCACCGTCAAGGTTTGGGACAGGCTTTATTGTATTCTTTACTCAAGACAGCCAGCGATTGCGGTTTGGAGAGAGCTACTCTTGAAGTCCGAGCTTCCAACAACGGGGCTATCTCGTTATATGAAAAATTTGGCTTTAAAATCGCTGGCAGAAGACCGTGTTACTACAAAGATAATGAAGAAGACGCGCTGATTCTTTGGGTTTCTGATTTACAACAGCCAAAGTTTTTCAAAATTTTGGACGATTGGCATAGCATAGTGAAAGATCGCCTCAGTCAATCTTGTTGGTCAGTGAATGCGGAAGAGGTGAAAGGGAATAGTCGTCTCCCAAAAATGACCGGTGAAGCTGCTGCTGAGGTAGGGGAACAA